One window of the Candidatus Jettenia sp. genome contains the following:
- the hemB gene encoding porphobilinogen synthase, giving the protein MGFPERRLRRLRSNENIRRLVRETQISIDDLIMPLFVRPGKGIKQPIPSMPGNFQMSVDKLVEEMKILEGLGIPGIILFGIPEKKDEMGSDAYADEGIIQKAIIALKREVKNILVITDVCMCEYTNHGHCGFVRTDGRTGHFEVDNDMTLELLVKESISHAKAGADIIAPSDMMDGRVGAIRQGLDENGFEHIPVMAYSAKYASGFYGPFREAAESTPGFGDRSSYQMDPHNATEALREVSLDIEEGADIVMVKPALAYLDIIRIIKDKFNYPVAAYNVSGEFSVVKAAAEKGWIDEKRVALEILTSIKRAGADIILTYWAKDAAQWLRK; this is encoded by the coding sequence ATGGGATTCCCAGAACGACGTTTACGCAGATTGCGCAGCAATGAAAATATAAGACGGCTGGTACGAGAAACACAGATATCGATAGATGACTTGATTATGCCCCTTTTTGTCCGTCCTGGAAAAGGTATTAAGCAGCCGATACCTTCTATGCCTGGAAATTTTCAGATGTCTGTTGACAAGCTGGTTGAAGAGATGAAAATTTTGGAGGGACTTGGCATTCCCGGCATTATCTTATTCGGGATCCCCGAGAAAAAAGATGAAATGGGTTCCGATGCATATGCAGATGAAGGTATTATTCAGAAAGCAATTATTGCTCTTAAGAGAGAAGTAAAAAATATCCTTGTGATTACCGACGTTTGCATGTGTGAATATACTAATCACGGCCACTGTGGTTTCGTTAGAACGGATGGCAGGACAGGTCATTTTGAAGTAGATAACGATATGACTCTGGAACTGCTGGTAAAAGAATCAATTTCCCATGCAAAGGCAGGCGCAGACATTATAGCTCCCAGTGATATGATGGATGGCCGTGTAGGTGCGATTCGACAGGGACTCGACGAGAATGGTTTTGAGCACATTCCCGTTATGGCATATTCTGCCAAATACGCATCAGGTTTCTACGGTCCCTTCCGGGAGGCCGCTGAGTCTACACCCGGATTTGGCGATCGCTCATCATATCAAATGGACCCTCACAACGCTACTGAGGCGCTTCGCGAAGTGTCGCTGGATATAGAAGAGGGAGCCGATATTGTAATGGTAAAGCCGGCGTTGGCCTATCTTGATATTATCCGTATAATAAAAGATAAATTCAATTATCCTGTTGCAGCTTACAATGTGAGCGGTGAATTTTCTGTTGTGAAGGCTGCAGCGGAGAAGGGCTGGATCGATGAAAAACGTGTAGCGCTGGAAATTTTGACAAGCATCAAACGTGCCGGTGCTGATATCATCTTAACGTACTGGGCAAAAGATGCTGCTCAATGGTTAAGAAAATAA
- a CDS encoding AAA family ATPase, with protein sequence MKIAVSGKGGVGKTTFVAALAKVFTECGKRVIAIDADPVSNLAATLGIKNVTEIIPISQMKELIKERTGATSEEYGKFFQLNPTVSDLPDKFSLEQDGIKLMVLGAVKRGGGGCACPESAFLRTLLSHLILQRDEVVIVDMEAGVEHLGRATVRAVNALIIIVEPGSKSIQTAFQVKKLADDIGLKSIYAVGNKVASKEHKVLIEKGLNGVPVLGFISYSDRILESDIDGRAAFAENKQLLSEVEQIKDKLEDCIKGS encoded by the coding sequence ATGAAAATAGCGGTCTCAGGCAAGGGAGGCGTTGGAAAAACAACCTTCGTGGCTGCATTGGCAAAGGTTTTTACAGAGTGTGGGAAAAGGGTTATAGCAATAGATGCAGACCCAGTGTCAAATTTAGCGGCAACTCTGGGGATTAAAAATGTAACAGAAATAATACCAATCAGTCAGATGAAGGAATTGATAAAGGAGCGTACAGGTGCTACTTCTGAAGAATACGGAAAGTTCTTTCAGTTAAATCCAACTGTTTCCGATTTGCCTGATAAATTTTCACTGGAACAAGATGGTATAAAGCTCATGGTACTGGGTGCAGTAAAAAGAGGCGGAGGTGGTTGTGCGTGTCCGGAAAGCGCCTTCTTAAGGACATTACTGAGTCATTTAATCTTGCAACGGGATGAGGTTGTGATTGTGGACATGGAAGCTGGAGTAGAACATCTTGGTCGTGCCACGGTAAGGGCAGTAAATGCCTTAATTATAATAGTAGAACCTGGCTCGAAGAGTATACAAACAGCTTTTCAAGTCAAAAAATTAGCAGATGATATAGGTCTTAAGTCGATTTATGCAGTGGGCAATAAGGTGGCATCGAAAGAGCATAAAGTATTGATCGAAAAAGGATTGAACGGTGTGCCTGTCTTGGGATTTATTTCCTATAGCGACAGGATTCTTGAATCGGATATTGATGGGCGGGCAGCTTTCGCCGAAAATAAGCAATTGCTATCAGAAGTTGAGCAAATAAAAGATAAGCTGGAAGATTGTATAAAAGGCAGCTAG
- the cdhC gene encoding CO dehydrogenase/CO-methylating acetyl-CoA synthase complex subunit beta — protein MRERGIEFVDGTAPGFAAIVGCAPDADTAVKIARELQQKNLYVFIQSDNFGVSFAEQLAEKGVQMGWDTRLVPFGKETSAAVYALGFANRAALSFGNVPPGDFKRNLLYNKNRIFAFVLALGTKVTDEQYANAAGAINYGFPTITNIDIPEILPTGVCTYEHVVSKVPVDKIVDKCVEVRGLKISIHKLDIPVPYGPAFEGERIRKEDMQIEIGGPGVPAFEYVCTKEIDEVEDGKIQVIGPDLDEIPAGPGVSLGIMVEVSGRKMQPDFEPIFERQMHRFLGEAQGLFHMGQRDIIRHRISKEAFKAGFRIKHIGNIIHAKFHGEFGAILDKVQVTLYTKKEDVERLLKDVRAAYTERDARLKGMTDDSVGMFYSCTLCQSFAPTHICVVTPERSGLCGSVSWLDGKAGYEINPTGPNQPIERGKTVDERLGQWEGTNSFIFNGSNRSLEKVSLYSIMTDPMTSCGCFECISAMLPMTNGIMVVDRDFAEMTPCGMKFSTLAGTVGGGLQTPGFMGHSKFYLGSRKFISADGGLARVVWMPKALKEELAETLIKTAEEMGLEDFLNKIADETVAQTEEEVLTYMQKVNHPALVLAPMF, from the coding sequence ATGCGTGAACGGGGTATTGAATTTGTGGATGGTACGGCGCCAGGGTTTGCTGCTATAGTAGGGTGTGCTCCTGATGCAGATACAGCCGTCAAGATTGCAAGAGAGCTTCAGCAAAAAAATCTCTATGTGTTTATACAATCTGATAATTTTGGTGTATCTTTTGCCGAACAGTTAGCTGAAAAAGGTGTCCAAATGGGATGGGATACTCGTCTTGTGCCTTTTGGAAAAGAGACCTCCGCTGCAGTATATGCCTTAGGTTTTGCCAATAGGGCAGCTCTCTCGTTTGGTAATGTCCCGCCGGGGGATTTTAAAAGGAATCTTCTGTATAATAAGAACCGTATCTTTGCTTTTGTCCTTGCATTGGGCACTAAAGTTACTGATGAACAATATGCAAATGCTGCAGGTGCGATTAACTATGGCTTTCCAACGATTACCAATATCGATATTCCTGAAATATTACCTACCGGTGTTTGTACCTATGAGCATGTGGTTTCTAAAGTGCCTGTTGATAAGATTGTTGATAAATGTGTCGAGGTACGTGGCTTAAAGATATCAATTCATAAGTTGGATATCCCTGTCCCGTATGGCCCTGCCTTTGAGGGTGAACGCATACGGAAAGAGGATATGCAAATTGAGATTGGCGGTCCTGGCGTACCTGCTTTTGAATATGTGTGCACCAAAGAAATCGATGAGGTTGAGGATGGCAAGATACAGGTTATAGGTCCGGATTTGGATGAGATTCCCGCTGGCCCCGGTGTGTCTTTGGGTATCATGGTTGAGGTGTCTGGTCGAAAAATGCAGCCAGACTTTGAACCTATTTTTGAACGGCAAATGCATCGATTCCTCGGTGAAGCTCAGGGTTTATTCCATATGGGCCAGAGGGATATTATTCGTCACCGTATCAGTAAAGAAGCCTTTAAAGCAGGTTTTAGGATCAAGCATATAGGGAATATCATTCATGCTAAATTCCATGGTGAGTTTGGTGCCATTCTGGATAAGGTGCAGGTGACTTTATATACGAAAAAAGAAGATGTGGAAAGACTTCTGAAAGATGTGCGTGCCGCATACACAGAACGCGATGCACGGTTAAAAGGTATGACCGATGATTCGGTTGGCATGTTTTATAGCTGTACACTCTGTCAGAGTTTTGCGCCTACTCACATTTGTGTTGTTACTCCAGAACGTTCTGGTTTGTGTGGTTCTGTTAGCTGGTTGGACGGAAAGGCTGGATATGAGATTAATCCCACCGGTCCAAACCAACCAATAGAAAGAGGAAAAACTGTTGATGAAAGACTGGGGCAGTGGGAAGGTACCAATTCGTTTATATTCAACGGTTCGAACAGATCGCTTGAAAAGGTAAGTTTGTACAGCATTATGACAGACCCGATGACGAGTTGTGGATGTTTTGAATGTATTTCTGCTATGTTACCTATGACCAATGGAATCATGGTGGTAGATCGTGATTTTGCTGAAATGACCCCTTGTGGTATGAAATTCTCCACACTTGCTGGAACAGTTGGTGGTGGATTGCAAACCCCTGGTTTTATGGGGCATAGCAAGTTTTATTTGGGTAGCAGAAAATTTATTTCTGCGGACGGAGGCCTTGCGCGTGTTGTTTGGATGCCTAAAGCCTTGAAGGAAGAGTTAGCAGAAACTCTTATTAAGACGGCAGAAGAAATGGGTCTTGAAGATTTTCTCAATAAAATAGCCGATGAGACCGTTGCACAGACTGAGGAAGAGGTTTTGACGTACATGCAAAAGGTTAATCACCCTGCATTAGTTCTAGCGCCGATGTTCTAA
- the mqnE gene encoding aminofutalosine synthase MqnE has protein sequence MLTVVTIPNVLIQSRTIESALWSCFAFVILHKMEKLLRQSSIYNILKKAESGERLTFDDGVRLFRSNDILHIGHTANSIRERKNGNVAYYIINRHINYSNICENRCKFCAFSRDKEEAGSYVMDTEEILEKAIAATEEGATELHIVGGLHPDLPFDFYRKMIHEIHERCPEVHIKAFTAVEIEHLSRLAKLPVHQTLKILKEAGLGSLPGGGAEVFSPKVREQLCPEKLSGEGWLQVMREAHNLGLQSNATMLYGHIETPEERVNHLMKLRELQDETGGFMTFIPLAFHPKNTELSNHFSTTAMLDLKIISISRLMLDNFDHIKAYWIMLGIKLSQISLSFGVDDIDGTIQEEKITHAAGADTPEALSVHEITTLIKEAGRVPVERDTLYNLVKRKQQNIILQKA, from the coding sequence GTGCTCACAGTGGTAACCATACCGAATGTTTTAATTCAATCGAGGACAATTGAATCAGCATTATGGAGTTGTTTTGCATTTGTTATCCTACACAAGATGGAAAAACTACTGAGACAATCATCAATATATAACATCCTCAAAAAGGCGGAAAGTGGTGAACGGCTCACTTTTGATGATGGAGTGCGGCTTTTCAGGTCCAATGATATTCTCCATATTGGCCATACAGCAAATAGTATCCGTGAACGGAAAAATGGTAATGTGGCATATTATATTATCAATCGCCACATTAACTATTCCAATATTTGTGAGAATCGGTGTAAGTTCTGCGCATTCAGCCGAGATAAAGAAGAAGCAGGCTCATATGTCATGGATACGGAAGAAATTCTGGAAAAGGCTATAGCTGCTACAGAGGAAGGCGCAACAGAATTACATATTGTAGGCGGATTACACCCAGACCTCCCCTTCGACTTTTACAGAAAGATGATTCACGAAATTCATGAAAGATGTCCTGAAGTACACATTAAGGCATTTACCGCTGTAGAGATAGAACATTTGTCCCGACTGGCAAAACTCCCAGTGCATCAAACGTTGAAAATACTCAAAGAAGCAGGACTTGGTTCCTTACCGGGAGGTGGCGCTGAGGTATTTTCTCCAAAGGTACGTGAGCAGTTGTGTCCGGAAAAACTCAGTGGCGAAGGTTGGCTGCAAGTAATGCGTGAGGCTCATAATTTGGGATTACAGAGCAATGCGACTATGCTTTATGGTCACATTGAAACGCCCGAAGAAAGGGTTAATCATCTTATGAAGTTACGAGAGCTTCAGGATGAGACAGGCGGCTTTATGACTTTTATTCCGCTAGCGTTTCATCCCAAAAATACTGAATTATCGAATCATTTCAGTACCACAGCAATGCTGGACTTGAAGATCATCTCAATCAGCCGATTAATGCTGGATAATTTTGATCATATAAAAGCGTATTGGATTATGCTGGGAATTAAACTATCCCAGATCTCTCTGAGCTTTGGAGTGGATGATATTGATGGAACGATACAAGAAGAAAAAATTACCCATGCTGCCGGTGCTGATACCCCGGAGGCATTATCTGTTCATGAGATTACTACATTAATTAAAGAAGCCGGTCGCGTTCCCGTAGAACGCGATACCCTTTATAATTTGGTAAAAAGAAAACAACAAAACATCATACTTCAAAAAGCATAG
- the cooS gene encoding anaerobic carbon-monoxide dehydrogenase catalytic subunit — MEEKQKTVDQVMLDRMKEIKVETMYDRYQAQLPQCGYGSLALCCRHCNYGPCNIDPFGNGPKKGVCGADANTFAARHYLRMNGAGTACHSDHARAAAHLLVATARGEAPGYRIKDVDKLMMVAECFGVKTKDRKINEIAEEVGEMALMEFGKPYGTLLFLKRAPEARQKIWEKLGIAPRAIDREVTESLHRTGMGGDQDYRNLTKQSMRVALADGWGGCMIATELQDIMFGTPKPVQGRSNLGVMKKDHINIVVHGHEPQLAEAIVLASGDPDVIKAAHATGAKGLVIAGLCCTANELLVRHGIPMAGHMTIQEGAIATGVVELMVVDIQCVMQALAETAKHFHTKLVTTLSKAKIDGAEHVEFTDEHALEAAKKIIMMAIDNYKNRDNNKVFIPSSAEPNLIAGFSHETIKYMLGGRFRASYRPLNDNIINGRIRGVVGIAGCTSPRAGACDQNYVNLVRELIANNILVVATGCAAGQCASGGLMIPELKDECGKGLREVCEAVGIPPVLHSGACVDNSRILIACSEMAKEGGLGNDISDLPVAGACLEWMSEKAIAIGQYFVASGIYIVFGMNSPVAGAPDMQRLLTKEMEDMVGARWDFERDLKKIGRMMMDHIEKKRDALGINTAKERKLYDMAERRALERECKPVPGHH, encoded by the coding sequence ATGGAAGAAAAACAAAAAACAGTGGATCAGGTAATGCTTGATCGGATGAAAGAAATTAAAGTAGAAACCATGTATGACAGATACCAGGCCCAGCTTCCTCAGTGTGGATATGGTAGCCTCGCATTGTGTTGTCGTCATTGTAACTATGGACCATGCAATATCGATCCTTTTGGAAATGGACCAAAGAAAGGTGTTTGCGGAGCTGATGCTAATACCTTTGCGGCCCGGCATTATCTTCGTATGAATGGTGCTGGCACTGCATGCCACTCTGACCATGCGCGTGCCGCAGCTCACCTTTTAGTTGCTACCGCAAGGGGTGAAGCACCAGGTTACCGTATTAAAGATGTGGATAAACTTATGATGGTTGCTGAGTGTTTTGGTGTGAAGACAAAGGATCGCAAGATAAATGAAATCGCTGAAGAAGTTGGCGAGATGGCATTAATGGAGTTTGGAAAACCCTATGGTACTTTGTTGTTCCTTAAAAGGGCGCCGGAAGCGCGTCAAAAGATATGGGAAAAATTAGGCATTGCGCCCAGAGCAATTGACCGTGAGGTTACTGAGAGTTTGCACCGAACAGGGATGGGCGGTGATCAGGACTATCGGAACCTTACCAAGCAGTCCATGCGCGTGGCGTTAGCGGATGGTTGGGGTGGTTGTATGATAGCAACCGAACTGCAGGATATTATGTTCGGTACGCCGAAGCCTGTACAGGGAAGATCAAACTTAGGTGTTATGAAAAAAGACCATATAAATATCGTTGTTCACGGGCATGAACCTCAGCTTGCCGAAGCCATCGTCCTTGCTTCGGGTGATCCGGATGTCATAAAAGCGGCACATGCAACGGGGGCAAAAGGTCTTGTGATTGCTGGTCTGTGTTGTACTGCAAACGAGCTTCTTGTCCGGCATGGAATTCCTATGGCCGGCCATATGACCATACAGGAGGGTGCTATAGCGACTGGTGTGGTGGAGTTGATGGTTGTTGATATACAATGTGTGATGCAGGCTTTAGCTGAAACTGCAAAGCACTTCCATACAAAGCTTGTTACGACCTTATCAAAGGCAAAGATTGATGGTGCGGAACATGTAGAGTTTACCGATGAGCATGCCCTCGAAGCAGCAAAGAAGATTATTATGATGGCTATCGATAACTATAAAAACCGCGATAATAATAAGGTGTTTATTCCGAGTAGTGCCGAGCCGAACCTTATCGCTGGTTTTAGCCATGAGACAATTAAATATATGTTAGGCGGCAGGTTTCGTGCAAGTTACCGTCCTTTGAACGATAATATCATAAACGGAAGGATTCGCGGTGTTGTGGGAATTGCCGGTTGTACAAGCCCCAGGGCAGGCGCATGTGACCAGAACTACGTAAATCTGGTAAGGGAACTCATAGCCAACAACATATTAGTAGTGGCGACGGGTTGTGCTGCGGGGCAATGCGCTTCCGGTGGATTGATGATCCCTGAATTAAAAGATGAATGCGGTAAAGGGCTCCGGGAAGTTTGTGAAGCGGTAGGTATACCACCTGTCCTTCATTCCGGTGCCTGTGTCGATAATAGCCGTATTTTGATAGCCTGTTCTGAAATGGCAAAAGAAGGCGGTTTAGGAAACGATATTAGTGATTTGCCGGTTGCCGGTGCATGTTTGGAATGGATGAGCGAAAAGGCAATTGCTATTGGTCAGTATTTTGTAGCATCTGGTATTTATATCGTCTTTGGCATGAATTCTCCGGTAGCTGGTGCGCCCGATATGCAAAGGTTATTAACCAAAGAGATGGAAGATATGGTTGGTGCGCGATGGGATTTCGAGCGTGATCTGAAGAAGATAGGCAGGATGATGATGGATCACATAGAGAAAAAGAGAGATGCGCTTGGTATAAACACGGCAAAAGAGAGAAAACTCTATGATATGGCAGAACGAAGAGCATTGGAAAGGGAGTGTAAACCTGTTCCTGGACATCATTAA
- the mazG gene encoding nucleoside triphosphate pyrophosphohydrolase encodes MNTPEVKPISLLQDLIELTQKLRSKDGCPWDKEQSHMSLKPHLIEEAYEVIDAIDSGDPSKLKEELADLFFHIIFHCQIAREKGQFDIGGVMTLCLDKMTRRHPHVFGDATATTPEEVIHQWEEIKKKEKGYEERKSVVDGLPKYLPALQKAQKVQKKVAKVGFDWTNINDVIAKVDEELAEVKEAIREKKPEHIEEEVGDLLFSMVNLSRFLKLDTENVLHKTIYKFVDRFKKVEAELASMGKDIEACTLEEMDAVWNKIKVKDKKS; translated from the coding sequence ATGAACACACCTGAGGTTAAACCCATTTCCTTATTACAAGATTTGATTGAGCTGACGCAGAAATTACGCAGTAAAGATGGATGTCCGTGGGATAAAGAACAGAGTCACATGTCTTTAAAGCCACATTTAATAGAGGAGGCATATGAGGTAATAGATGCAATAGATTCTGGAGACCCGTCTAAACTCAAGGAAGAACTTGCTGATCTCTTTTTTCATATTATCTTTCATTGCCAAATTGCCAGGGAAAAAGGACAGTTTGATATAGGCGGTGTAATGACACTATGCCTTGATAAGATGACACGTCGCCATCCGCACGTCTTTGGAGATGCCACAGCAACCACTCCAGAAGAGGTAATTCATCAATGGGAGGAGATCAAAAAAAAGGAGAAGGGATATGAAGAAAGAAAATCTGTTGTAGATGGCTTGCCGAAATATCTCCCGGCACTTCAAAAGGCTCAGAAAGTACAAAAAAAAGTTGCAAAAGTAGGTTTTGATTGGACAAATATCAACGATGTAATCGCCAAAGTGGATGAGGAACTTGCGGAGGTCAAAGAGGCAATCCGTGAAAAAAAACCGGAACATATAGAAGAAGAGGTTGGAGACCTCCTGTTTTCCATGGTAAATCTCTCCCGTTTTTTGAAGCTCGATACGGAAAATGTACTCCACAAGACAATCTATAAATTTGTTGATCGCTTTAAAAAAGTTGAAGCAGAACTTGCTTCTATGGGAAAAGATATTGAAGCATGTACCTTAGAAGAAATGGATGCTGTTTGGAATAAGATAAAGGTAAAAGATAAAAAATCTTAA
- a CDS encoding diguanylate cyclase produces the protein MVKKINLIEMEVAKVLTKNKVKGKVLQVLLPIIIGLSAIIGTLFTWHIVLRHENSQIEQLTESQLLIAKNELLARIDYKMSSLLRMAKRWEIQGGTPKEAWESDALFYLKHLKGFQSIEWVDRSSLVRWIVPLGGNEVALDLNLLNGKKRSIALEKARATGEITITPAIDFAQGGKGFLGYVPVFKGKDFDGFIVGVFRFKTLFDVELKNITPGYSLAIFEDNEEIYRREVHNNLHEMKWGREVSVNLYGITWLVRVWPGSERFAQIRSYIPEYFLISGIFISILLAMLVYFAQTAQTRAKGINLVNRELMHEITEHKRVNDELTERMRLAAFIADVGIVVTQGKTLQNVLQGCATSMVKHLDAALARIWTLNKEDANLELQASAGMYAHIDGAHSRVPVGKFKIGLVAKNRRPYLTNAIIGDSHIHNQEWVKQEGIVAFAGYPLIIEGSVVGVMAMFSKKQLKESTLEALGSVADTIALGIQQKHTEKLLRESEERFRTVVQTATDAIILADSSGNIISWNKGAQSIFGYSEEKVFGKSITPLMPERYRDAHIKGIERMHLTGKKKIIGKTIEVHGLRKDGSEFPMELSISDWKTGKGTFYTAIIRDITGRKRMEEELRVLSLVDELTGLNNRRGFLTLAGQQLKTANRIKRGMWLVFIDLDGLKRINDTLGHQEGDFALIDVANILKETFRESDISARIGGDEFVVLMMENTDTDGNIVHNRLQEKIDLHNKKRNRSFTISISMGITYYNPERPCSIDELLVQADKRMYEQKRGKQKG, from the coding sequence ATGGTTAAGAAAATAAATCTTATAGAAATGGAAGTAGCTAAAGTATTGACAAAGAATAAAGTGAAAGGAAAAGTTTTACAAGTACTACTCCCTATTATTATCGGCCTAAGTGCTATAATAGGAACTCTTTTTACATGGCATATAGTGTTACGACATGAGAATTCTCAAATTGAGCAACTTACTGAGTCGCAATTACTTATTGCGAAAAATGAGTTATTAGCTCGTATTGATTATAAAATGTCATCACTCCTGCGCATGGCTAAACGCTGGGAGATACAGGGTGGTACACCAAAAGAGGCGTGGGAGTCGGATGCGCTGTTTTATCTTAAACATCTCAAGGGTTTTCAGTCTATTGAATGGGTAGACCGTTCATCGCTGGTACGATGGATTGTGCCGCTTGGAGGAAATGAAGTTGCTCTAGACCTTAATCTTTTAAATGGGAAGAAGAGAAGTATTGCGCTTGAGAAGGCTCGTGCTACAGGAGAAATTACGATAACGCCTGCTATAGATTTTGCTCAGGGTGGGAAGGGATTTCTGGGTTATGTGCCGGTATTTAAGGGCAAGGATTTTGATGGATTTATTGTAGGTGTATTTCGTTTTAAAACGCTCTTTGATGTCGAATTAAAGAATATTACCCCTGGCTATTCACTTGCAATTTTTGAGGATAATGAAGAAATATACAGACGAGAAGTGCACAACAATTTGCATGAAATGAAATGGGGCCGGGAAGTAAGCGTTAACCTTTATGGAATTACCTGGCTTGTACGTGTTTGGCCAGGATCAGAGCGATTTGCACAAATACGCTCTTATATTCCAGAATATTTTTTAATTTCCGGCATTTTTATAAGCATTTTACTTGCCATGCTCGTTTATTTTGCCCAGACAGCTCAAACGCGTGCAAAGGGAATCAATTTGGTTAACCGTGAATTGATGCATGAAATAACTGAGCATAAGCGTGTGAATGATGAGCTTACAGAACGAATGCGCCTGGCGGCCTTCATTGCTGATGTAGGTATTGTTGTTACACAAGGTAAAACCTTACAAAATGTATTACAAGGCTGTGCTACATCTATGGTTAAACATCTGGATGCAGCGCTTGCGCGTATCTGGACCCTTAATAAAGAGGATGCAAATCTGGAATTACAGGCTAGTGCAGGGATGTATGCTCATATTGACGGAGCCCATAGCCGTGTGCCTGTTGGTAAATTTAAAATTGGACTTGTAGCCAAAAACCGCAGGCCATATTTGACGAACGCTATCATCGGTGATTCTCATATCCATAATCAGGAATGGGTGAAGCAGGAAGGAATAGTTGCTTTTGCTGGCTATCCGCTCATTATTGAAGGTAGTGTTGTAGGAGTCATGGCGATGTTCAGTAAAAAACAGCTTAAGGAATCAACATTAGAAGCATTAGGCTCCGTAGCGGATACTATTGCTCTCGGCATACAGCAAAAGCATACAGAGAAATTGTTACGGGAGAGTGAAGAGCGATTCCGTACCGTAGTGCAAACAGCAACAGATGCAATCATTTTAGCAGATAGCAGTGGGAATATTATATCCTGGAACAAAGGAGCTCAGAGTATCTTTGGCTATTCAGAAGAAAAAGTATTTGGCAAGTCAATAACTCCCCTGATGCCCGAACGATACCGGGATGCTCATATCAAGGGAATAGAGCGTATGCACTTAACGGGCAAAAAAAAGATTATTGGTAAAACCATTGAGGTACACGGGCTGAGGAAAGATGGCAGTGAATTTCCAATGGAGCTTTCCATCAGCGATTGGAAGACGGGAAAGGGAACATTTTATACAGCAATTATCCGTGATATTACTGGGCGTAAGCGAATGGAGGAAGAACTCCGTGTCTTATCACTTGTTGATGAGCTTACCGGCCTTAATAACCGTCGTGGATTTTTAACCCTTGCCGGACAACAGTTAAAAACTGCTAACAGGATTAAAAGAGGAATGTGGTTGGTTTTTATTGATTTAGATGGACTGAAAAGGATTAATGATACGCTGGGTCATCAGGAAGGAGACTTTGCATTGATTGATGTAGCAAATATACTGAAAGAGACCTTTCGTGAATCGGATATTAGTGCCCGTATTGGTGGGGATGAGTTTGTGGTTCTCATGATGGAAAATACCGATACTGACGGTAATATTGTTCATAACCGTTTGCAGGAAAAAATCGATCTGCACAATAAAAAAAGAAATCGTTCCTTTACGATATCGATTAGTATGGGTATAACTTACTATAATCCTGAACGTCCGTGTTCTATTGACGAATTGCTTGTGCAAGCAGATAAGCGAATGTATGAGCAGAAACGGGGGAAGCAAAAAGGATAA